From a single Paenibacillus sp. FSL R5-0345 genomic region:
- a CDS encoding MerR family transcriptional regulator, with the protein MGDEIRRNMALFPIGIVMKLTDLSARQIRYYEQHSLIVPARTSGNQRLFSFNDVERLLEIKALIEKGVNIAGIKQVMNPVSKESEEATVITPDTEVRRRELSDSQLHRMLKQELVSGKRPGQVSLIQGELSRFFNK; encoded by the coding sequence ATGGGTGATGAAATCCGCAGAAATATGGCACTATTTCCTATTGGAATTGTAATGAAGCTGACTGATCTGTCTGCAAGACAAATTCGTTATTATGAGCAGCACAGTCTGATCGTACCAGCACGCACGTCGGGGAATCAGCGGTTGTTCTCTTTTAATGATGTTGAGCGCCTATTAGAAATTAAAGCTCTGATAGAGAAGGGTGTTAATATTGCTGGCATTAAGCAAGTGATGAATCCTGTCTCTAAGGAATCCGAGGAAGCAACTGTTATTACTCCTGATACAGAGGTTAGACGTAGAGAGCTATCCGATTCCCAGTTACACCGAATGCTGAAGCAAGAACTAGTTTCCGGTAAAAGACCGGGACAAGTGTCTTTGATTCAAGGTGAGTTATCCCGGTTTTTTAATAAATAA
- the hflX gene encoding GTPase HflX yields the protein MAITTHDTETDVQDRAILVSLVTDKIKRTGIDPELSLQELVQLAETAGVEVLDVLRQNKETPDSRWFIGKGKVEELRMAADALGANTAIFDQELSGAQVRNLEEALDLKIIDRTQLILDIFAGRAKTREGIIQVELAQLSYLLPRLSGQGKNLSRLGGGIGTRGPGESKLETDRRHIRDRITELKRQLDEVVKTRELHRERRRKAGAVQVALVGYTNAGKSTLLKQLTDADVYIENQLFATLDPTSRVLELAGGKEVVLTDTVGFIQNLPHDLVASFRATLEEVNEANLVLHVVDASSPMREEQMEVVQTILQDLGAASTPQIVLFNKIDLCQPEQLEMLPTGTGYLKISAFNPEDLTRITEMIADELAGDTLNFRIPGDRGDISSLLYRVGEVLETTYDENDVLYNVRLNKEDYDKWGYMLADFVDLQ from the coding sequence ATGGCAATAACTACGCATGATACGGAAACAGATGTACAAGATCGAGCGATATTGGTAAGTCTCGTCACAGATAAAATTAAAAGAACAGGAATTGATCCAGAGCTTTCTCTGCAGGAATTAGTGCAATTGGCTGAAACGGCAGGTGTTGAAGTACTGGATGTGCTGCGTCAAAACAAGGAAACGCCTGATTCTAGATGGTTTATTGGTAAAGGTAAAGTAGAAGAGCTACGGATGGCTGCTGATGCTCTCGGAGCAAATACAGCTATCTTTGATCAAGAATTGTCCGGAGCCCAAGTACGGAACCTTGAGGAGGCTCTGGATCTTAAGATTATTGACCGGACGCAGCTTATTCTGGATATTTTTGCGGGGCGTGCGAAGACGCGAGAAGGGATTATTCAGGTTGAGCTGGCACAATTGTCCTATCTGTTACCCCGGCTTTCTGGCCAAGGCAAGAACTTATCTAGACTAGGTGGCGGGATTGGGACCAGAGGTCCGGGTGAAAGTAAGCTGGAAACCGATCGCCGGCATATTCGTGATCGGATTACGGAGCTGAAGCGTCAGCTTGATGAGGTAGTTAAGACTCGGGAGCTACATCGGGAGCGTCGCCGCAAGGCGGGAGCGGTGCAAGTCGCACTTGTTGGGTATACGAATGCAGGGAAATCAACGCTGCTTAAGCAACTTACCGATGCGGATGTCTATATTGAAAACCAGTTGTTTGCCACACTGGACCCTACTTCACGTGTTCTTGAACTAGCAGGTGGTAAAGAGGTTGTGCTCACGGATACTGTAGGCTTCATTCAGAATCTTCCGCATGATCTAGTCGCTTCTTTCCGTGCAACGCTGGAGGAAGTCAATGAGGCCAATTTGGTGCTGCATGTGGTGGATGCCTCTTCACCAATGCGTGAGGAGCAGATGGAGGTTGTTCAAACCATTTTGCAGGACTTAGGTGCAGCTAGTACTCCTCAAATCGTACTTTTTAATAAAATCGATCTGTGTCAGCCTGAACAACTGGAAATGTTGCCAACAGGTACAGGGTACTTGAAGATCAGTGCATTTAATCCTGAAGATTTAACTCGGATTACCGAAATGATCGCCGATGAACTGGCTGGCGACACACTCAACTTCCGTATTCCCGGAGACCGAGGTGACATTTCTTCCTTGCTCTATAGGGTGGGTGAAGTTCTGGAAACGACTTATGACGAGAACGATGTGCTCTATAACGTTCGTCTCAACAAAGAGGATTATGACAAATGGGGTTATATGCTTGCTGATTTTGTGGACCTGCAGTAA
- a CDS encoding YdcF family protein has translation MEWYVYGRGSSPIRIVSKKRRFWSKRTLFIALSIIVIAGLLWCAYALNNINKAATTDPMQKAEVGIILGMSMWGDEPSPGLKERLDYGLKLYEEGMFPHLIVSGGLDKPDLQYTEAQGMRNYLVAKGVPDSAIFVENEATSTYENLLYSKEIMARESLSSAIIITHTYHGWRAHEIADELGYVKPELGLTESTVLSMTRHKTREILAYTKWKLQQLFL, from the coding sequence ATGGAATGGTACGTCTACGGAAGAGGGTCTTCCCCGATTCGGATTGTTTCCAAAAAACGCAGATTCTGGTCGAAACGAACGTTGTTTATCGCTTTATCGATTATTGTGATTGCTGGATTGTTGTGGTGTGCTTATGCGTTAAACAATATTAATAAAGCTGCCACGACGGATCCTATGCAAAAGGCGGAAGTTGGGATCATTCTTGGCATGTCGATGTGGGGGGATGAGCCAAGCCCTGGACTCAAGGAAAGACTGGATTACGGACTGAAGCTTTATGAAGAAGGGATGTTCCCGCATCTTATTGTTTCTGGTGGTTTAGATAAACCTGATTTACAATATACCGAAGCTCAAGGAATGCGTAACTATTTGGTTGCTAAAGGCGTGCCGGATAGCGCCATTTTTGTAGAGAATGAAGCTACCAGCACTTACGAGAATCTTTTGTATAGTAAAGAGATTATGGCGCGTGAGAGCTTGTCTTCAGCGATAATCATTACGCATACCTATCATGGGTGGCGGGCTCATGAAATTGCTGACGAGCTTGGATATGTGAAACCTGAGCTGGGACTTACAGAATCCACCGTACTTTCGATGACAAGACATAAAACACGTGAGATTCTAGCCTATACGAAATGGAAGCTTCAGCAGCTATTCCTGTGA
- a CDS encoding TraB/GumN family protein: MKKWRRSVLWLILSVCILVSGACSMKSPQQAASKVNNQEIENASNSPTMKDVTIDGARGFMWEVKNNGTTVYLVGSIHLTDDNFYPLHSKYEKVFAEADYLGLEIDFTKAPDEEQQKRIVDMMMYKDGTTLKDHVSKETYAKVKEFLMKNGLKANAYDAFKPWQVEGNISVMALKADYNLEEGIDLYFLQKALERKIPVIGLETQESQMGTLAGFSKERQEKSLNTTLDDYNSGVINDPTDELIEMWKKGDEQTLLKITNSLFSDPEYGKVMLTDRNIGMAEKIEGYLNSNKEGEYFIVVGALHYLGEYGIIELLEDKGFTVVRK, translated from the coding sequence ATGAAAAAATGGAGAAGATCGGTCTTATGGCTCATTCTTTCCGTATGTATCCTCGTATCAGGGGCCTGCTCTATGAAGTCTCCACAGCAAGCGGCCTCGAAGGTAAATAATCAAGAGATCGAGAATGCATCAAATTCGCCTACTATGAAAGACGTAACAATTGATGGCGCTCGTGGTTTCATGTGGGAAGTGAAGAATAACGGAACGACGGTTTACCTCGTAGGATCAATACATCTTACGGATGATAACTTCTACCCCCTGCATTCGAAATATGAGAAAGTTTTTGCAGAAGCGGATTATTTGGGTCTTGAAATTGATTTTACCAAAGCCCCTGATGAAGAGCAGCAGAAGAGGATTGTGGATATGATGATGTATAAGGATGGCACTACACTAAAAGATCATGTATCCAAGGAAACGTATGCGAAAGTAAAAGAGTTTTTGATGAAGAACGGTTTGAAGGCCAACGCGTATGATGCGTTTAAGCCTTGGCAGGTGGAAGGAAATATTTCAGTTATGGCATTGAAGGCAGACTACAACCTAGAAGAAGGAATTGATCTGTATTTTCTTCAGAAAGCCCTTGAACGCAAGATCCCGGTAATAGGACTAGAAACTCAGGAATCCCAGATGGGGACCTTAGCTGGCTTCTCTAAGGAGCGGCAGGAGAAGAGTCTCAATACTACGCTAGACGATTATAATTCTGGCGTCATCAATGATCCAACAGACGAATTGATAGAGATGTGGAAGAAAGGCGATGAACAAACGCTGCTCAAAATAACTAACAGCCTATTTAGTGATCCAGAATACGGAAAAGTGATGCTGACTGATCGTAATATAGGTATGGCTGAAAAGATTGAAGGTTACTTAAATAGCAATAAGGAAGGAGAGTATTTCATTGTCGTTGGTGCTCTCCATTATCTGGGTGAGTATGGAATCATTGAACTGCTTGAGGATAAGGGCTTTACCGTCGTTCGTAAATAA
- the glnA gene encoding type I glutamate--ammonia ligase, protein MSFSKEDILRIAKEENVRFIRLQFTDLLGTIKNVEIPVSQLEKALDNKMMFDGSSIEGYVRIEESDMYLFPDLDTWVIFPWVTDSRVARLICDVYMPDGTPFAGDPRGILKRCLKEAEEMGFTAMNVGPEPEFFLFKTDERGNPTTELNDQGGYFDLAPTDLGENCRREIVLTLEEMGFEIEASHHEVASGQHEIDFKYADAITAADQIQTFKLVVKTVARQHGLHATFMPKPLFGINGSGMHAHQSLFKGKENMFYDESDKLGLSKTARYYMAGILKHARAFAAITNPTVNSYKRLVPGYEAPCYVAWSASNRSPMIRIPASRGLSTRVEVRNPDPAANPYLALAVMLKAGLDGIKRKLDLPAPIDRNIYVMSEEERIEEGIPSLPSDLKEALSEMIRSHVITEALGEHALAHFYELKEIEWDIYRTQVHEWERAQYMTLY, encoded by the coding sequence ATGAGCTTTTCTAAAGAGGATATTTTACGCATTGCCAAGGAAGAGAATGTTCGTTTTATTCGTCTGCAATTTACGGATCTATTAGGTACTATCAAGAATGTTGAAATTCCAGTTAGCCAATTGGAAAAAGCACTTGATAACAAGATGATGTTTGATGGTTCTTCCATCGAAGGTTACGTACGGATTGAAGAATCCGATATGTATCTCTTCCCTGACCTTGATACATGGGTTATCTTCCCTTGGGTGACAGATAGTCGTGTAGCACGTCTGATTTGTGATGTTTACATGCCGGATGGAACACCTTTTGCTGGAGACCCACGTGGTATCCTCAAGCGTTGTCTGAAGGAAGCAGAAGAAATGGGTTTCACAGCTATGAACGTTGGACCTGAACCTGAATTCTTCCTGTTCAAGACAGACGAAAGAGGCAATCCAACTACGGAATTGAATGACCAAGGTGGTTATTTCGACTTAGCGCCAACAGATCTAGGAGAAAACTGTCGTCGTGAAATCGTATTGACCCTTGAAGAAATGGGCTTTGAAATCGAAGCTTCTCACCATGAAGTAGCATCCGGTCAGCATGAGATTGACTTTAAATATGCAGATGCGATTACTGCTGCTGACCAAATTCAAACCTTCAAGCTGGTTGTGAAGACGGTAGCCCGTCAACACGGCTTGCATGCAACCTTTATGCCTAAACCATTGTTCGGTATCAACGGATCTGGTATGCACGCTCACCAATCCTTGTTCAAAGGCAAAGAAAACATGTTCTACGATGAAAGCGACAAGTTGGGTCTGAGCAAAACTGCTCGTTACTACATGGCAGGTATTTTAAAGCACGCTCGTGCTTTTGCAGCGATTACTAACCCAACAGTGAACTCATACAAACGTCTTGTTCCTGGTTATGAAGCTCCTTGCTACGTAGCTTGGTCTGCAAGTAACCGTAGCCCGATGATTCGTATCCCGGCTTCTAGAGGCCTTAGCACACGTGTTGAAGTTCGTAACCCGGACCCAGCAGCTAACCCATACCTCGCACTTGCTGTTATGTTGAAAGCAGGTCTTGACGGAATTAAACGTAAGCTTGATCTTCCAGCTCCAATTGACCGTAACATCTATGTGATGTCTGAAGAAGAGCGTATTGAAGAAGGTATTCCAAGCTTGCCATCCGATTTGAAAGAAGCACTTAGCGAAATGATCCGCAGTCATGTTATTACCGAAGCTCTCGGTGAACATGCTCTGGCTCACTTCTACGAGCTGAAAGAAATCGAATGGGATATCTACCGTACGCAAGTGCACGAGTGGGAAAGAGCGCAATACATGACTCTTTACTAG
- a CDS encoding DUF402 domain-containing protein, giving the protein MKRKFGDRANWRRITRRHFACRYVESREFSGYITLYTIYGLKEPLWKSYGRHTYRIADKGYSWLQYFPKDSHYIVTAMFDERQNIIQWYIDTCKVQGVTDQGVPWFDDLYLDVVVLWNGEVFLLDEDELEEALEREDISESDYKLAWETANTILRGIDAHAFPYFSLSLKHRAELFHHGEFRRK; this is encoded by the coding sequence ATGAAACGTAAATTCGGAGACCGGGCCAACTGGCGCCGGATTACGCGTCGCCATTTTGCCTGCCGCTATGTGGAGAGCCGGGAATTCAGCGGATATATTACGCTTTATACCATCTACGGGCTGAAAGAACCACTGTGGAAGAGCTATGGACGGCATACATATCGTATTGCGGATAAAGGTTATTCCTGGCTGCAATATTTCCCCAAAGACAGTCACTATATTGTGACGGCTATGTTCGACGAACGGCAAAATATCATTCAATGGTACATAGACACCTGCAAGGTGCAGGGCGTCACAGACCAAGGCGTTCCATGGTTTGATGATTTGTATCTGGATGTGGTTGTGCTTTGGAACGGCGAGGTTTTCTTGCTTGATGAGGATGAATTAGAGGAAGCGCTGGAGAGGGAAGATATTTCCGAGAGTGATTATAAACTCGCCTGGGAGACAGCCAATACTATTTTACGCGGCATCGATGCTCATGCTTTCCCTTATTTCTCACTATCTTTGAAGCATCGTGCCGAATTATTTCATCATGGAGAATTCAGGAGGAAATAA
- a CDS encoding methionine gamma-lyase family protein, whose translation MVVFAEDILSAAEAAEVEIEGAVKALDRIVDKNQWKVIEAFQRHQVSDFHFAGSTGYAYNDRGREVLDLVYADVFGAESALVRPHFASGTHTISTALFGVLRPGDELLYITGRPYDTLHKVIGHAGDGTGSLADFGITYREVALTAEGKIDWDEVALSINENTKVIGIQRSRGYDWRASFTVAEIGEMTSKIKLMKPEVIVFVDNCYGEFTEELEPPQVGVDLVAGSLIKNPGGGIAETGGYICGRQDLVELAAYRLTAPGIGGEVGAMLGTTRGLYQGLFMAPHTVGQALKGSIFAASVFQRCGFETKPAWNEPRTDLIQAVSFDGPEHLIAFVQGIQRAAAVDSHVVPEPWDMPGYEHPVIMAAGTFIQGGSLELSADAPIRAPFIGYMQGGLTYSHVKYGVLMALQSMRDRKLL comes from the coding sequence ATGGTAGTTTTTGCAGAGGATATTTTGAGCGCGGCAGAGGCCGCAGAAGTTGAAATAGAAGGCGCTGTCAAAGCCCTTGATCGTATTGTAGATAAGAATCAGTGGAAGGTTATAGAAGCGTTCCAGCGTCATCAAGTCAGTGATTTTCACTTTGCCGGTTCAACGGGGTATGCGTATAATGACCGTGGCCGTGAAGTGTTGGATCTTGTCTATGCTGACGTTTTTGGTGCGGAATCTGCTTTGGTACGCCCACATTTCGCTTCAGGAACACATACGATATCAACAGCTCTATTTGGTGTGTTACGCCCAGGAGATGAGCTGCTGTATATCACAGGACGTCCGTATGATACCCTACATAAGGTAATTGGACATGCCGGCGATGGGACAGGCTCTCTCGCTGATTTTGGGATCACTTATCGAGAGGTTGCTCTGACGGCAGAAGGAAAGATTGATTGGGATGAGGTAGCTCTCTCTATTAACGAAAATACTAAAGTGATTGGAATCCAAAGGTCACGAGGGTATGATTGGCGTGCTTCTTTCACAGTAGCTGAAATTGGTGAGATGACTTCGAAGATAAAGTTGATGAAACCGGAAGTTATTGTATTTGTAGACAATTGCTATGGTGAGTTTACCGAAGAGCTTGAGCCACCACAGGTTGGTGTAGATCTGGTAGCAGGTTCGTTAATTAAGAACCCAGGTGGCGGTATTGCTGAGACCGGCGGTTATATCTGTGGTCGACAGGATCTTGTGGAATTGGCGGCTTATCGACTAACCGCTCCTGGTATCGGTGGTGAGGTAGGGGCTATGTTAGGAACAACTCGTGGCCTTTACCAAGGATTGTTTATGGCTCCGCACACTGTAGGGCAAGCACTAAAAGGGAGCATTTTTGCTGCATCAGTATTTCAGCGCTGCGGGTTTGAGACGAAGCCAGCGTGGAATGAGCCTCGGACAGATTTAATTCAGGCGGTTTCCTTTGATGGTCCAGAACACTTAATTGCCTTTGTTCAGGGCATTCAGCGCGCTGCGGCTGTAGACAGCCATGTGGTACCAGAGCCTTGGGATATGCCAGGTTATGAACATCCTGTTATTATGGCGGCAGGTACGTTTATTCAGGGTGGAAGCTTGGAGTTATCTGCAGATGCACCTATACGTGCTCCTTTTATTGGGTACATGCAAGGTGGATTAACTTATTCACATGTGAAATATGGCGTTTTGATGGCGCTCCAAAGTATGCGTGATAGAAAATTGCTGTAA
- a CDS encoding AAA family ATPase — protein MSGRVAAASGREEERPSRQINIVLRSQEPPAITHPTGESRPLPPKNHGHTSLFQELTQELEGLVGLDNIKELVFEIYALLQIAQMRAEAGLASGGQAYHMVFKGNPGTGKTTVARIVAKLFQRMGVLTKGHLIEVERADLVGEYIGHTAQKTRDLVKKALGGILFIDEAYSLARGGEKDFGKEAIDTLVKAMEDHRSQFILILAGYSGEMEYFLMSNPGLPSRFPIQVEFPDYTIDQLLQIAELMAKDRDYILMPQAILKLKQHLLVEKTESLHAFSNARYVRNAIEKAVRGQAVRLLNQYESTSPGKQELMTLRTEDFKL, from the coding sequence ATGAGCGGACGCGTAGCAGCGGCCAGTGGACGGGAGGAAGAAAGACCGTCTCGACAAATCAACATTGTATTGCGGAGTCAAGAGCCTCCGGCTATAACTCACCCTACTGGAGAGAGTCGGCCACTGCCTCCAAAAAATCACGGCCACACTAGCTTATTCCAAGAGTTAACACAAGAATTGGAAGGTTTAGTGGGTCTGGACAATATCAAAGAGCTAGTCTTTGAAATCTACGCTTTATTACAGATTGCACAAATGCGTGCTGAGGCAGGACTTGCAAGCGGTGGGCAAGCATATCACATGGTTTTTAAAGGGAATCCCGGAACGGGTAAAACAACAGTAGCTAGAATCGTAGCCAAGCTGTTCCAACGTATGGGTGTGCTGACCAAAGGACATCTCATTGAGGTGGAGAGAGCTGACCTTGTCGGCGAATACATTGGTCATACTGCACAGAAGACTCGTGATCTGGTGAAAAAGGCTTTGGGCGGCATTTTGTTTATTGATGAGGCTTATAGCCTTGCTCGTGGCGGGGAAAAGGATTTTGGAAAAGAAGCGATTGATACGTTGGTCAAGGCCATGGAGGATCATCGCAGTCAATTTATACTTATCTTAGCGGGGTACTCTGGGGAGATGGAGTATTTTTTGATGAGTAATCCTGGATTGCCTTCACGGTTTCCAATACAAGTAGAATTTCCTGATTATACGATCGACCAACTGTTGCAGATTGCTGAACTAATGGCAAAGGATCGCGACTATATTTTGATGCCACAGGCGATACTCAAGTTAAAGCAGCATTTGTTAGTAGAGAAGACGGAGAGTCTTCATGCTTTCAGTAATGCGCGGTATGTTCGCAACGCCATTGAAAAAGCTGTTCGGGGTCAGGCTGTAAGACTGCTTAACCAGTATGAAAGTACCAGCCCAGGCAAGCAGGAATTAATGACGCTTCGAACTGAAGATTTTAAATTATGA
- a CDS encoding transglycosylase domain-containing protein codes for MSRDDSSRTNNNRNRGSSSSNSNSKSKPKSKKKKKFLTKKRVLWSLFFATALAIFCALGGYLFIMLNGQKLLLENQDKLTVNETTKVYDRNANLIGELSLEKSDPVEYEKIPPLLINAFVATEDKRFFEHSGVDLWSIGRAAVKDIAARSMVEGGSTITQQLAKNIFLTRDKTFFRKATEVSIAVALENQKSKEEIITMYLNRINFGGTIYGIKAASERYFGKSDLNELKVWEIATLAAMPKGPSRYNPLRNPELSKERRAVVLQLMYEQGYITEQERDEAQAVDYNYKPPEKKQRYQAFIDFAVEEAEEKFGLSEDDLNIGGYKIYTTMDKHAQETVEDAFADSDNFEKSVDDELVQGSMTIVNQENGGIVALLGGRNYEKKGYSRVTGSRRSPGSAFKPIVSYAPALETGKYNMNSTLSNEKQCFANYCPTNLHGYSKSISMSDAIQKSENIPSVWLLNEIGVNTGFKFAKKLGIGLEDEDKNLSLALGGMSKGTNTLEMAQAYSAFANGGELRESYSIKSITDSSGETVFKANTTPERVMSKETAYQMTEMMQKVVESGTGRKARIDRPVAGKTGTTQSGYSGISSNRDVWFVGYTPEWTAAVWMGYDKPSKKHLLKNSSGLAAAFWGKVMEEALRDVPKKSFPQLDNEIAPEPTETPEPAQNVSGLTAAYDPSTMTVNLGWKAVPVAGVEYRIYRRETSEADFGLLLNTVTTSAGDFSAMPGLVYEYYVTSYDPATQLESEPSNVVTVSVQDEMPTPEPTIDPNLPTPTPEDGGDNGWDNGNGGNNGGDNNGGGNNGGTGTLPEITTPPPSATPIPTAPPDVPSGGGTSGNDSGNATTSPDQEVGHLNGDSSVQ; via the coding sequence ATGTCTAGAGATGATTCATCAAGGACGAATAACAATAGAAATAGAGGATCGTCCAGTTCCAATTCTAATTCAAAATCAAAACCGAAAAGTAAAAAGAAAAAGAAATTTTTAACGAAGAAGCGTGTGCTGTGGAGCTTGTTCTTTGCTACAGCGTTGGCCATTTTCTGTGCACTGGGCGGTTATCTGTTCATTATGCTGAATGGTCAAAAACTTCTTCTTGAGAACCAAGATAAGCTAACCGTTAATGAAACTACAAAAGTATATGACCGCAATGCTAATTTAATCGGTGAATTATCGCTTGAGAAAAGTGATCCTGTAGAGTATGAGAAGATTCCTCCGTTATTGATCAATGCCTTTGTGGCTACAGAAGATAAACGCTTCTTTGAGCATTCTGGTGTGGATTTATGGTCTATCGGCCGAGCAGCAGTAAAAGATATTGCTGCACGCAGCATGGTAGAAGGTGGTAGTACCATTACTCAGCAGCTGGCCAAAAACATCTTTTTGACACGGGATAAGACATTTTTCCGTAAAGCGACTGAGGTATCCATTGCTGTAGCGTTGGAGAACCAGAAATCTAAAGAAGAGATCATTACCATGTACCTGAACCGAATAAACTTTGGGGGTACGATCTACGGAATTAAAGCGGCATCGGAAAGATATTTTGGCAAGAGCGATCTGAATGAGCTTAAGGTTTGGGAAATTGCGACATTGGCTGCGATGCCTAAGGGACCGTCTCGTTACAATCCATTGCGCAACCCAGAACTTTCAAAGGAAAGACGAGCAGTAGTGCTTCAGCTCATGTATGAACAAGGATATATTACGGAGCAAGAAAGAGACGAAGCGCAAGCCGTGGATTATAATTATAAGCCGCCTGAAAAGAAACAGCGTTACCAAGCTTTTATTGATTTCGCAGTGGAAGAAGCGGAAGAGAAGTTTGGCTTGTCTGAAGATGATCTGAATATTGGTGGTTACAAGATCTACACCACGATGGATAAGCACGCTCAAGAAACCGTAGAGGATGCTTTTGCAGACAGTGATAACTTCGAGAAGAGTGTAGACGACGAGCTGGTGCAAGGTTCTATGACCATCGTCAATCAGGAGAATGGTGGCATCGTCGCACTTCTAGGTGGACGGAATTATGAGAAAAAAGGTTACAGCCGTGTAACGGGCAGCCGACGTTCTCCAGGTTCAGCTTTTAAACCAATCGTTTCTTATGCTCCAGCACTGGAAACTGGAAAATACAACATGAATTCTACGCTTAGCAACGAGAAGCAGTGTTTCGCGAACTATTGCCCAACTAACCTTCACGGGTATTCTAAGAGTATCAGCATGAGTGATGCTATACAGAAATCAGAGAATATTCCTTCGGTCTGGTTGCTTAATGAAATTGGAGTGAATACCGGATTTAAATTCGCCAAGAAATTAGGGATTGGACTGGAAGATGAGGACAAGAACCTCTCACTGGCTCTCGGAGGTATGAGCAAAGGAACGAATACACTGGAAATGGCACAAGCCTACAGTGCTTTTGCAAATGGCGGTGAACTACGAGAATCCTATTCGATTAAATCGATCACTGATAGCAGCGGAGAGACTGTCTTCAAAGCCAATACAACTCCTGAACGTGTAATGAGTAAGGAGACGGCTTATCAAATGACCGAGATGATGCAAAAGGTTGTTGAGAGTGGTACAGGTAGAAAAGCAAGGATTGACCGTCCTGTTGCTGGTAAGACCGGTACAACTCAAAGTGGATATTCTGGAATCAGCTCGAACCGTGACGTATGGTTCGTAGGATACACACCAGAATGGACAGCAGCTGTGTGGATGGGTTATGACAAGCCAAGTAAGAAGCATCTGCTTAAGAATAGCAGTGGGCTTGCCGCAGCATTCTGGGGCAAGGTGATGGAGGAAGCGTTAAGGGATGTTCCTAAGAAGTCTTTCCCACAGCTAGATAATGAAATTGCTCCTGAGCCTACTGAAACACCAGAACCCGCTCAGAATGTTAGTGGTCTTACAGCAGCCTATGATCCATCTACGATGACAGTAAACCTGGGCTGGAAGGCAGTTCCTGTTGCAGGTGTGGAATATCGTATATATCGTAGAGAGACCTCTGAGGCAGATTTTGGCTTATTGTTAAATACGGTCACGACTAGTGCAGGAGATTTTAGTGCAATGCCTGGGCTGGTTTACGAGTACTATGTTACTTCTTATGATCCTGCGACCCAATTGGAAAGTGAACCATCAAATGTGGTTACTGTCTCTGTGCAGGATGAGATGCCAACACCTGAGCCGACTATTGATCCTAATCTTCCGACACCAACACCTGAAGATGGTGGGGACAATGGCTGGGATAATGGTAATGGTGGAAATAATGGTGGTGACAACAATGGAGGCGGGAATAATGGTGGAACAGGTACCTTACCTGAAATCACTACGCCTCCACCTTCAGCAACACCGATACCTACCGCGCCACCGGATGTACCTTCTGGAGGCGGAACCTCAGGGAATGACAGCGGTAATGCAACGACGAGCCCTGATCAAGAGGTTGGCCATTTGAATGGAGATTCTTCTGTTCAATAA
- the hfq gene encoding RNA chaperone Hfq has protein sequence MNKSINIQDTFLNQLRKENIPATVYLTNGFQIRGIIKAFDNFTIVIDSDGRQQMVYKHAISTFTPQRSVSLMQDNSNEE, from the coding sequence ATGAACAAGTCCATTAACATCCAAGATACATTCTTGAACCAACTACGCAAAGAAAATATCCCTGCTACTGTATATCTGACCAACGGTTTTCAAATCCGGGGAATTATTAAAGCTTTCGACAATTTTACAATCGTTATTGATAGTGATGGGCGCCAGCAAATGGTGTATAAGCATGCGATATCCACATTTACACCACAACGCAGTGTGTCACTCATGCAGGACAATAGTAACGAAGAATAA